In Actinotignum schaalii, the sequence AGTTTCGCAGGCTGCTACCGCACCCGCGCGGCCTACCCGGGCCGCAGCCCGCCGAGCCCGCCCCACCGGTTTCGCGCAGCTCCTCGCGTGGCTCGCGGCCCTGCCCGTCAGCGCTCTCCTTATCGGCATTATTCCGTGGTGGACCTTCTCCCGCCCGCTACTTGGCTGGTGGAGCAGCCTGGCCGTCCTTGCTGTGCTTCTCGCCACCTGGGCGCTAGCCGGGCCGCGCCGCCACGCTCCAGCAGGGGAGCGCTGGATCGCGGCTCCGCTAGCACGGCTAGGAACACTCAGCGCCACCGTGATCGCGGCGGACGTCCTCGTCAGCACCTTAGGCGGGGGATACTCCCTCGCCAACACCTCGGTTATGGGATCCCTCCCCACCGTCGCCGGGCGCTTCTTCGGCTTTAATAACTCGGTCTTCGCTATCTTCGCTATCGGCGCGCTTGCCGCAGCCGCCACCCTCGCCGCACGCATACGCAGCGCCGGCAGCTCGGCCACACCCAATAACCGGGCAATCCGTATGGCTGGCTTCGCCGTAGTCGTGGTGGGTGCGTGCGCCGTCGCCCTGGATGGGCTTCCCGTTTTCGGAGCGGATGCCGGCGGGCCACCGGCCCTCACCCTCGGCTTCGCCTATCTCGCCTGGCACACCTGGGGAAAGCGTTGGACCTGGTGGCACACCGCGCTCGCGGCCATAGCCGGGGTGGCGGTTTCGGCCGGCCTGGCTGTACTTGACCGCGCGGTGGGATCCACCACCCACCTGGGTAACTTCGTAGGCCGGGTGGAACACGGCGGGGCTGGCGCCGTCGTCGCCCGAAAACTATCCCAAGCTTTCTTCGGCCTGCCGCCCCTGGTCGCCGGTGCGCTGGGCGCCACCCTCCTCGCGGGAGCATGCGTGGCGGTGTGGCTAGTGACCTCGGGGCGTTGGGATCTGCGGGCCCGGCCAGCAACCGCGCAGGTACATGCGTGCGTTACAGCCCATCCGCACCTGGCCGCTGCGGCCGCCGCGGGCTTCCTCGCCCTCGGCTACGCCTCCCTTATTAACGACTCCGGCCTGGTCATCCTCGGAGTCGGGGTCGCGCTGCTCGCCCCCACCTTTGCCCTCGGGCTCATGCGGGCCGGTGAAACATCAATAGATTAAATGGTGTTAATGTAGGCGTGTCGTTACCTCTGATTCACTTGAGGGAATATCAGTACCGCTTTTATGGCTGTTTGCAATTCTCCCAATAAACAGTAACATGAGGAGCGTTAAGGGTTGCTATTCAAATAGGTAAGCCTTGACCTTTCAGGAAGACCCCGCCGTACGGCGGGGTCTTCGGGTTAGGTAAGCCGGGGATTATACCTAAGATGCTTCACTTGTGTGGAGCCGTAAAGCTTCAATAATCCCGTCTACCACGGCGGCAATTCTGAGCTGTTCATCGTGGCTTGCATTGCTAGCAGCACTTTCGAGATTGTCTATCGCTTCGGATAGTTGCGGATCAATGGCCATATCGGGTCCTCCTTTTTGGTTAAGTTTCGGCTTCCCGTGCCATCAACCTTACCTGAGTTGTGCGACGCGAATCGGTGGAGTTTCCCAATAACCACAAGAAAAACCGGCTGGCAGATAACGGCCAGCCGGGAAGGGAATTCGGGGGATTGACAATGTGGAGGGATGAGCGCTCAGGAATGCTCCAGCACCAGCGCGCGATAAGGAGCGAAATGCTCTGCGCCGCTGGAACTGGCAGCGCCGCGAGACTCCGCGGGCACCTTGACACCGTGGAAGCGGCGCGACCACACCGCCCGGAAAACATCACGATACTGCCCGGCCCGATGCAGGGTCCCAGCCATATCATTCCCCGTGGCCCGATGGCGAATATCGCACGGAATCTCCTGGAGAGTCAGGCCAGCCACCAGCATATCGATGGTCATCCCCACTTCAACGCCCCAGCCCTTCGCGAGCGGACGCGCCGCATCAAAAGCCGCCGCCGTCATACAGCGCTGCCCGGACAACGGCTGAAGCGGAGACCAACCCGTAGCCCGCTCAATCGCACGGCGCCCCAAACGAGTCACAAAACCGTGACCGCCCGCCCCCTCCTGCGGAGGCAAAGCAGCAATCGCGCAATCAACCTGGCCATCCACAACCGGCCCGATAAGAGGAGCGCACTCAATAGCCGAATCGCCCAGATCCGCGTCAAGGAAAAGTAAATGGCGGGGCGGGCGACCCTCAACATCACGCATGCGGACCACCTTCGCCCCGGTCTCCATCGCCGAAGCTTTCCCGCGATTCACCGAATGGCGCACCACCGTAGCCCCGGAAGCGCGGGCAATAGCCTGGGTTTCGTCATCCGACCCGTCGTCAACAACCACCACGAGATCCACACCCGGAAGCGCATACGCTGCGCGCACAGTACGACCCACGTACTGCTCCTCGTCCTTCGCGGGCACGACCACCGCGACCTGACCGACTTTACTCACGGCATAAGTGTATAGGGAAAAACGGGGTCTTTGCTTACCGTTTCTATAAACTAGTGGAAGTTCACTAAAGACGGCCAGCTGAGCGCGAGCCTACTCAAGCCGTAACGCCGGCGCTGCTGACCGCAAGGTCCCCCAAGCCCGGCGCGCGCCCGCACCGCCTAACGCAAGGCAGCCCGGGCCCAGCTCGCGCCCGCACCACTTAGCGCAAGGTCACCTGGCGGGAAACCAGCCCGGAGCGCGCCCGCTTTTCTTCCGAGGTCAGCGGCTCAGTCGAAGCAATAGCCGCACTCAACTTCTCCGCGAACTTCGCCAGCGGCTCCTCCAATTCCTCCGCTTCAGTACCGCGCGCCAATTCCCACACCGGGACCGACAATCCGTAGGCGCGGAACGCACCGATGAAGCGGGCGTCGTCGTCCCAACGCTCCTCGCCGGAAACGCGCAAACGCGCCAAACCGTCCAATACAGCATCGCGCGGCTCGGGGCGCACCCAGCGCAAAAACTCGCGCGACATCCGGCACCAGTAAGCACCGTTCACGGACTCGATGCGCGCCGCGGGAACCATATCCGCGCGGGCGTCACGCAAGGCCGCCTGCGATTCGGGGGTGGCGGCTTCCTCCTCCGTCATCCAGAAAGCCGGATCTTCTTGCAGTTCCAGCTCGGAGAACGAGGCCACAATATCCTGCAAACGCGGGGAACCGGCCTCCGGCTGCGTGCCACCCGGGTAGCTTTCGCCCGGCTTGAGCTCCAGACCGGCGAGCACACGCGTGGCAATATCCAAAGAAGCGTCGCCAGAATTCATAACCGTCTGCATCGCGACGAGGAGCTGGCCGTCCGTGCGCCGCAGTGCGCCGACCATATTCGGCAGCAGCGTGCCAAAAATAACCTTTTCGCTGCCGTATTCCTCGGTGAGGGTGACGGTCATGGTCGCCAGCGGCAGCAGATCGCGCATCGCCACCAGCTCCGCCTCGGCATCCAGCCCCTCAAAAGGCCGCTCAACGAAAGGAATAATCGCGCGCTTCTTCGGGGTCGCCGAATCCTTCTTGCGGTTCTTCTTAGCCATAAGTCCTCGTCTTCTCGCTTCTATGCAGGATGATGCCGTTTACCCTCGAGATTCTACGTGAGATGCGGCCCGCGGGCGATGGTCACGTTAGAGTTGCGTTATGGATCTGCTCATAACGACGACGCCGCAGCTTGCCGGCCTCACCGCATCTCCGGCCCTCACCGCACCCCTGGCGGGCGAGCTCCTCGCCGCGCCCGCCGCGGATCCGACGGCCGTGTCCATTATCCGCTGGGTGGGAATCGCGGCGGTTGCCGTGGGTGTTGCCGTCATTATTTGGCGTTGGTGGGCGAATCGCGACTAAGGGCGCCTTGACATTGCGCCGGTGGAGGCGAGCGCCGGCACGGTGCGGTGCTGCGAAAGGTCGGCGCTGCGCGGTGCTGCGATAGAGTGACGCTGTGCTTGCCTGCGGAGTTGGAATTGCTGTCGGTTTCGTTGTTGGCCTGCTCGGGGCCGGCGGCGGTATCCTCACCATCCCGATTCTCCTCACCGTTTTTGGGCACACCGCCCACCAAGCTTCTGCAGAATCCATCATTATCGTGGGGGTCACGTCATTAGTCGGCATGATCTCCGCGGCCCTGGCCCGGCGAGTACGCTGGGCAACCGGCCTGATATTCGCCCTGGTGGGCATCCCGGGAACTCTGGCAGGAGCCTTCCTTGCCGGCGCGGTATCCGGGCAAGTCCTGGTGTGGTCGCTGAGCGCTCTGCTCGTGGTGGTGGCGCTGAGCATGTTCTGGCGCGCCGCGCGTTCGGGCGGCGAATCGAGTGCGGACGGCAAATCCCGCGACGGTGCTGGCACACGCGCGGACGGCGAATCGCACTCAGGCACCGCCCCGGAAAATTTGGACACTCCGGAAAATCTAGCCGCATCGGAAAATCCGCCCGCCGCCACCTCGCGCTGGCGCACCTACCTCATCACCGTCCTGGGAGCTTTCGGCGCGGGAGCACTCTCCGGCTTCTTCGGGGTTGGCGGCGGCTTCGTGGTGGTCCCCGCCCTCATTTTGCTGCTGCGCATGCCCGCCCGCTACGCCAGCGCCACCTCGCTGCTCGTCATGAGCATCAACATGGCGGTGGCCGGGCTCGGCCGCATCCCGCAATTCGCGGCCGGCCTCAGCGTGGACTGGCTGGTCGTCGT encodes:
- a CDS encoding glycosyltransferase, giving the protein MSKVGQVAVVVPAKDEEQYVGRTVRAAYALPGVDLVVVVDDGSDDETQAIARASGATVVRHSVNRGKASAMETGAKVVRMRDVEGRPPRHLLFLDADLGDSAIECAPLIGPVVDGQVDCAIAALPPQEGAGGHGFVTRLGRRAIERATGWSPLQPLSGQRCMTAAAFDAARPLAKGWGVEVGMTIDMLVAGLTLQEIPCDIRHRATGNDMAGTLHRAGQYRDVFRAVWSRRFHGVKVPAESRGAASSSGAEHFAPYRALVLEHS
- a CDS encoding DUF5926 family protein, with amino-acid sequence MAKKNRKKDSATPKKRAIIPFVERPFEGLDAEAELVAMRDLLPLATMTVTLTEEYGSEKVIFGTLLPNMVGALRRTDGQLLVAMQTVMNSGDASLDIATRVLAGLELKPGESYPGGTQPEAGSPRLQDIVASFSELELQEDPAFWMTEEEAATPESQAALRDARADMVPAARIESVNGAYWCRMSREFLRWVRPEPRDAVLDGLARLRVSGEERWDDDARFIGAFRAYGLSVPVWELARGTEAEELEEPLAKFAEKLSAAIASTEPLTSEEKRARSGLVSRQVTLR
- a CDS encoding sulfite exporter TauE/SafE family protein; translation: MLACGVGIAVGFVVGLLGAGGGILTIPILLTVFGHTAHQASAESIIIVGVTSLVGMISAALARRVRWATGLIFALVGIPGTLAGAFLAGAVSGQVLVWSLSALLVVVALSMFWRAARSGGESSADGKSRDGAGTRADGESHSGTAPENLDTPENLAASENPPAATSRWRTYLITVLGAFGAGALSGFFGVGGGFVVVPALILLLRMPARYASATSLLVMSINMAVAGLGRIPQFAAGLSVDWLVVVLFTAGSALGSIGGEAAGRRIPDRIATILFGVLLLAVAAGTLASDLL